Proteins from one Pongo abelii isolate AG06213 chromosome 19, NHGRI_mPonAbe1-v2.0_pri, whole genome shotgun sequence genomic window:
- the GGT6 gene encoding glutathione hydrolase 6, translating into MELAAKPVVYQKLLPQEPSLESEEEVEEEETSEVLIPNPWRHQDSSRNKAGGLPGTWARVVAALLLLAVGCSLAVRQLQNQGSSIGSLGSVAPPPGGHSHGPGVYHHGAIISPAVTCSHLGRELLVAGGNVVDAGVGAALCLAVVHPHATGLGAMFWGLFHDSSSGNSTALTSGPAQTLAPGLGLPTALPTLHLLHARFGRLPWPRLLVGPTTLAQEGFLVDTPLARALAARGTEGLCPLLCHADGTPLGAGARATNPQLAAVLRRAALAPTSDLAGDALLSPLAGDLGVEVPSAGPRPTLEPARQLPVPQGILFTTPGPSAGPELLALLEAALRSGAPVPAPCPPFLQTAVSPENSALAAVDSSGSVLLLTSSLNCSFGSAHLSPSTGVLLSNLVAKSTSSAWACPLILRGSLDDTEADVLGLVASGTPDVARAMTHTILSHLAAGPPTQAQHQHQGQQEPTEHPSTCGQGTLLQVAAHTEHAHVSSIPHGCCPFQGF; encoded by the exons ATGGAGCTGGCAGCAAAGCCCGTGGTCTATCAGAAGCTGCTGCCCCAGGAACCAAGCTTGGAGtcggaggaggaagtggaggaggaggagacatcAGAGGTGCTGATTCCAAACCCCTGGAGGCACCAGGACTCTTCCAG GAACAAGGCTGGCGGGCTGCCCGGAACCTGGGCCCGTGTAGTGGCAgccctgctgctgctggctgtTGGCTGCTCTCTGGCTGTGAGGCAGCTCCAGAATCAGGGCAGCTCCATAGGAAGCTTGGGCTCTGTGGCCCCTCCACCCGGCGGACACTCCCACGGTCCTGGTGTATACCACCATGGTGCCATCATCAGCCCTGCAG TCACATGCTCCCACCTAGGCCGAGAGCTGCTTGTTGCCGGGGGCAACGTCGTGGATGCTGGAGTTGGAGCTGCATTGTGCCTGGCAGTGGTGCATCCTCATGCCACAGGGCTAG GTGCCATGTTTTGGGGCCTCTTCCACGATAGCTCCTCAGGCAATTCCACGGCCCTGACATCAGGTCCAGCACAGACCCTGGCCCCTGGCCTGGGGCTGCCCACGGCTCTGCCCACCCTGCACCTGCTGCACGCACGCTTCGGCCGCCTGCCCTGGCCACGCCTGCTAGTGGGCCCCACCACGCTGGCTCAGGAGGGCTTCCTGGTGGACACACCCCTGGCAAGGGCTCTGGCGGCTCGGGGCACCGAAGGCCTCTGTCCACTACTTTGCCATGCTGATGGGACGCCCCTGGGCGCTGGGGCCCGAGCCACCAACCCACAACTGGCAGCTGTGCTTCGCAGGGCAGCCCTCGCTCCCACCTCAGACCTTGCTGGGGATGCTCTACTGAGTCCGCTGGCGGGAGACCTGGGGGTGGAGGTGCCCTCGGCTGGGCCCAGGCCCACTTTGGAACCAGCACGGCAGCTACCTGTGCCCCAGGGCATCCTGTTCACCACCCCCGGTCCCTCAGCTGGCCCAGAACTGCTGGCACTGTTGGAGGCAGCCCTGCGCTCCGGGGCGCCCGtccctgccccctgcccaccaTTCCTGCAGACTGCTGTGAGCCCCGAGAACAGCGCCCTGGCTGCCGTGGACAGCAGCGGCTCTGTGCTGCTTCTCACCTCCTCGCTCAACTGCTCCTTTGGCTCTGCACACCTGTCCCCAAGCACTGGGGTTCTGCTCAGCAACCTGGTGGCCAAGTCTACCAGTAGTGCCTGGGCCTGCCCCCTCATCCTCCGtggcagcctggatgacacagaaGCTGATGTGTTGGGGCTTGTGGCTTCAGGGACCCCTGATGTGGCCAGGGCCATGACTCACACCATACTCAGCCATCTGGCGGCAGGGCCCCCAACCCAGGCCCAGCACCAGCACCAGGGGCAGCAAGAACCAACAGAGCATCCCAGCACTTGTGGCCAAGGGACCCTGCTCCAGGTGGCAGCCCACACAGAGCACGCCCATGTCTCCAGCATCCCCCATGGCTGCTGCCCCTTCCAGGGGTTCTAA